From the Musa acuminata AAA Group cultivar baxijiao chromosome BXJ1-2, Cavendish_Baxijiao_AAA, whole genome shotgun sequence genome, one window contains:
- the LOC135610105 gene encoding O-fucosyltransferase 10-like, with protein MKAKTHVQDLPTRPPQGHCRRASRGRPWYDLPENPKAAEALRRLRSPFLLFSVLLSYGLGLLYCTSVFSAVAPPPAPLPGSVYRSKELFEKLLPDLLSVNSSTVQLNTIWTSRRKLKQWKDCTNHKTEHPGSTEPFGYLIVDANGGLNQQRSSICNAVALAGLLNAVLVIPNFHLHNIWMDPSEFKDIYDEDHFINMLEGHVTVVRDIPEMVMERFGYDISNVPNLKVKAWASSSYYSDVAVPLLREHGVIRISPFANRLSNEVPSDMQRLRCLANYKALRFSLPIAAMAKKLASRMVEKSSLSGGKYVSIHLRFEEDMVAFSCCIYDGGMSEKVEMDSARQRGWKEKFKLRGHCLRPDRNRMQGKCPLTPLEAGMMLRGMGFSNDTPIYLASGKLYKEETHLAPLLQLFPLLQTKESLATSEELAPFQNYSSRMAALDYSVCLHSEVFVTTQGGNFPHFMMGHRRFLYGGHAKTIKPNKPKLAVLFQDTNISWKAFRGQLEVMLDESERKGMVLRKSSQSVYSFPSPDCACLHDHQANSTLFKRYQHHHGVG; from the exons ATGAAGGCCAAGACCCACGTCCAAGACCTTCCCACCAGGCCGCCGCAGGGGCATTGCCGCCGTGCGTCGCGAGGCAGGCCCTGGTACGACCTCCCCGAGAACCCCAAGGCTGCCGAGGCCCTTCGCCGGCTCCGCtcccccttcctcctcttctccgtgCTCCTCTCCTACGGTCTTGGGTTACTGTACTGCACCTCCGTCTTCTCGGCCGTGGCGCCGCCGCCCGCCCCTCTCCCCGGGTCGGTGTACCGGAGCAAGGAGCTCTTCGAGAAGCTCTTGCCGGACCTGCTGTCGGTCAATTCCTCCACTGTGCAG CTGAACACAATCTGGACAAGTAGAAGGAAACTGAAACAGTGGAAGGATTGCACAAATCATAAAACGGAACACCCCG GATCAACTGAACCATTTGGTTACCTGATAGTTGATGCAAATGGTGGTCTTAATCAGCAACGTTCCTCG ATTTGTAATGCGGTCGCACTGGCTGGGCTTCTTAATGCTGTCCTCGTGATCCCAAACTTCCATCTTCACAACATCTGGATGGATCCAAG TGAATTCAAAGATATCTACGACGAAGATCATTTTATAAACATGCTTGAAGGCCATGTGACAGTAGTGAGGGATATACCTGAGATGGTTATGGAAAGATTTGGTTACGATATCAGCAATGTACCAAACTTGAAAGTAAAAGCTTGGGCATCAAGCAGTTATTATTCTGATGTTGCAGTACCGTTGTTACGGGAGCATGG ggTTATTCGCATAAGTCCATTCGCAAATAGACTGTCAAATGAAGTTCCATCAGATATGCAGAGACTTCGGTGTTTAGCTAATTACAAGGCACTAAGGTTTTCTCTCCCAATAGCAGCAATGGCAAAGAAGTTGGCCAGCCGTATGGTTGAGAAGAGCTCATTGTCTGGTGGGAAGTATGTCTCAATCCACCTTCGCTTCGAGGAG GACATGGTGGCCTTTTCATGCTGCATTTATGATGGAGGGATGTCCGAAAAAGTAGAAATGGATTCTGCTCGCCAAAGAGGTTGGAAGGAGAAGTTTAAACTCCGAGGTCATTGTTTGAGACCAGACCGAAACCGAATGCAAGGAAAATGCCCCTTGACACCTTTGGAG GCGGGGATGATGTTAAGGGGTATGGGTTTCAGCAATGACACTCCTATTTATTTGGCATCTGGGAAACTCTACAAGGAGGAAACACATTTGGCTCCTCTACTCcaactatttcctctccttcaaaCAAAAGAATCTCTTGCTACTTCTGAGGAGCTTGCTCCATTTCAG AACTACTCGTCAAGAATGGCTGCTCTCGACTACTCTGTTTGCCTTCACAGTGAAGTGTTCGTGACCACTCAAGGTGGCAATTTCCCACACTTCATGATGGGCCACCGGCGCTTTCTCTATGGCGGCCATGCCAAGACCATCAAGCCAAACAAGCCAAAGCTAGCCGTGTTGTTTCAGGACACCAACATCAG TTGGAAGGCTTTCAGAGGACAATTGGAGGTGATGCTTGATGAGAGTGAAAGGAAGGGGATGGTGCTCAGGAAGAGCAGTCAGTCAGTCTACTCCTTCCCTTCACCAGATTGTGCATGTCTCCATGATCATCAAGCCAACTCAACATTGTTCAAGAGATATCAGCACCACCATGGAGTTGGCTGA
- the LOC103976544 gene encoding mannose-specific lectin 2-like: MAAAPGRTMNSFLLLYLFFFFFFFFSLETLTVLADDDVALFSHLESSILKQGDSLANNGSTLTLQVDCDLVLRDTNNMIIWNSGSVARAIDCIFWINRYGVAVVSDTEGIPLWTTGSPARRGSYALLLRPDGTLRIYGPSLWSFKSIANSSGSDGTVSNHRLASSSFDSSGYIMYSSDDFIYRPTGGALLKNGNYTLVLETTCTMHIRGASEVEAASSREERRGLQATAPTCKAQLSSDGELTAYRLLFPEEGSLQDVWLRTWGSDFTKKTPESIAALVDGGSAGELLIYPMKQTLA; this comes from the coding sequence ATGGCAGCTGCTCCCGGGCGTACGATGAACTCCTTTCTGCTCCtctacctcttcttcttcttcttcttcttcttctccctcgagACCCTGACAGTTCTCGCTGACGACGACGTTGCTCTCTTCTCTCACCTCGAGTCCAGCATCCTCAAGCAGGGCGACAGCCTGGCCAACAATGGCTCCACCTTGACCTTGCAGGTCGACTGTGACCTTGTCCTGAGGGACACCAACAACATGATCATATGGAACTCCGGCAGCGTCGCCCGAGCCATCGACTGCATATTTTGGATCAACAGGTACGGCGTGGCCGTCGTCAGCGACACCGAAGGCATTCCCTTGTGGACAACCGGCAGCCCGGCGCGTCGGGGGAGCTACGCCCTCCTCCTCCGCCCCGACGGCACGCTCCGCATCTACGGCCCCTCGCTGTGGAGCTTCAAATCCATAGCCAAcagcagcggcagcgacggcACGGTCTCCAACCACCGGCTAGCGTCATCGTCCTTTGACAGCTCGGGCTACATCATGTACTCGTCGGACGACTTCATCTACAGGCCCACCGGCGGGGCGCTGCTTAAGAACGGCAACTACACCTTGGTGCTGGAGACTACGTGCACCATGCACATCCGCGGGGCCAGCGAGGTGGAAGCCGCATCCTCCAGGGAGGAGCGACGGGGTCTGCAGGCCACTGCTCCCACCTGCAAGGCGCAACTGTCGTCCGACGGGGAACTGACCGCCTACAGGCTGCTCTTCCCCGAGGAGGGTAGCCTTCAAGACGTGTGGCTACGAACCTGGGGATCCGACTTCACAAAAAAGACGCCGGAGTCTATCGCCGCCCTCGTCGACGGCGGCTCCGCCGGGGAGCTTCTCATATACCCCATGAAGCAGACGCTGGCATGA